TGTCAAGATTGTAGCGTGTCAGTCCGCCCATGAACGTTCCTATCCATAGGTTGCGGTGGTTGTCGATAATCAGCGAGTGGATGTTGTCCGACGACATGCCACTGATGTTGACGCGGCTGATTTTGTCGCTGGTGCGGTCCAGCAGGTTGAGTCCGCCATCCTCGGTGGCTATCCACAGCCGTTGGGGTGGTTCTTCGGCCATTTGTCTGACGGCTTTTCCTCCCAGCTGTCCAGGTTGGTTACCCGGAGCATAGTACTTGATGCGTGCCGATGCACTGCTATAAAGGTTTACGCCTCCGAAGTAGGTGCCTATCCACACGTTGTCATCGTTGTCGCACAGAATGGAGTAGACGGCGTTGTCGCTCAGCGAGAAGGGGTTGGCATAGTCTTGTCTGAGGGCCTCGGTATGTCCGTCGGGACTGATGATGACAAGGCCGCGCTCGGTGCCTACCCAGATGCGTCCCTGACGGTCGGCATCTATGGCACGCACTACATTGTTGGTCATGGGCGTACCTGTCTCGTAGTGGCTGACGGCTCCAGTGGCCTGGTCGTAGCTTATCAGGTCGCGTCCGTTCTTTCCTGCCCATATATGATCGTGGTCATCGCAGTAGAGTGCGGTGATGAAGTCCTTTTCCAGTCGTTCCTCGGCATTCCTGAGCGACACCTCGGTCAGCCGGCTCTTGCCTTGCGGCCTGTAGGCATGCAGTCCCTGGCGCCCCCCTACCCATAACAGTGCGTTGCGGTCGGCAGCCAGCACATTAGTTCCTTTGATGACTGTCTGCCCGTCGGGCATGGTGACTGCTACGAGCTGCTGTCGGCTGGTGTCGATGACGTAGAGTATTCCCGACGAGCAGTAGATATTGCCGTCGGCATGCTGAACGATGGAATGTACCTGTCCTGTCATGCCGCCATAGCGCAGGAAGTCGTTGCTTTCGGTACGGTAGCGGCACACGCCCTTGTCGGTGCCTATCCAGATGCGGCCCTGACGGTCCTGACAGAGTGAGCGGATGAAGTTGTCGGGCAGCGACGTGCTATCGTTGATGCTGCGCAGGAAAGGCTGAAAGTCGTAGCCGTTATACCGGTATAGTCCGTTGCGTGTACCAAGCCAGATGAGTCCGCGGTGGTCTTGCAGGATGCAGGTGATATGGCTTTGCAGCAGTCCGTTGCCCGTGGTGAGGCGGGTAAACTGTATGGGCGGGTTGTAGGTGTGCTGCACTGTGGGCTGTGCACCTATGTTCAGTGTGACAAAGGTGAGTAGCAATAGGATTATTCGCATAGAGCAATCGGTTTAGGAAGGGTTATGTCATTTAGTTCTTGGACTACAAAAATAGTCATGCCGAGTGACATAATACTGCAGCATGACCATTTTTTGTTGTTATTTAACAGATACCTCCACCACTACGTGACTCTCGCATCGACACTTTGGATGATCGGCCAACTGGTTGGTAAGGGTATAGACAACAGGCTGCGAGAAGTCTACCTCCGTGACGCCCGACTGCTGGATGACGCCCCCGATGCTGATGCTCTGTGCATCCGTCGAGCTGAAGACAGGCTTCAGGCGCGTTAGGTCTGTACCCGCAGGCATCACGATGCTGACGACGGTCTTGTCATAGTTGTATGCGCTGTAGGTCGTCGACCCCTCGACACCATCAATGCTGAACGTGGAGAACACGGGGTAGGCAATGGTGTAGACGGGATAGCTTCTGAGGGTGCCCGAAGCCGACGTGACGTCGATGGTGAGCTGGGACGTGAGGTCGTACTTTGTCTTGTCGGAATACGGTTCGCCACCAATGCTGACGGTGGCATTGGGCGACATGGTCTCGATGGCCAGCCGTTGTGCATTGGCTTTGACAGCGATGTCGCGGTTGTTGACCCTTACTTTCGTTGGCATGGCCACGAGCACATAGTCATCAGTGATGTCAGCGGCCATCTCCTTGTTGTACAGGTCTTTCTGCAGTATGACCGACCTGAGTTTGTTGTTGTCGTCGGTGACGGTGATGGTGACCTGTGCCACAGCCTTCTTGCCGTCACTGCCTTCCTTGTTGTAGTTGGAGGCTACGACGGTGGCAGTGTAGACACCAGGTTTCGTATAGGCATAGGTGGCTACGCCCTTGCTCATGACGAGTCCTGTGCTGCCTTGGTTGACCA
The sequence above is a segment of the Prevotella sp. E9-3 genome. Coding sequences within it:
- a CDS encoding PKD domain-containing protein, which codes for MNKYSIIIYLALATLLCAACSSDEQVAMPTADFKVSTTATGINETVTFTFTGTDARQAVVFPGDEGHDWNMVNQGSTGLVMSKGVATYAYTKPGVYTATVVASNYNKEGSDGKKAVAQVTITVTDDNNKLRSVILQKDLYNKEMAADITDDYVLVAMPTKVRVNNRDIAVKANAQRLAIETMSPNATVSIGGEPYSDKTKYDLTSQLTIDVTSASGTLRSYPVYTIAYPVFSTFSIDGVEGSTTYSAYNYDKTVVSIVMPAGTDLTRLKPVFSSTDAQSISIGGVIQQSGVTEVDFSQPVVYTLTNQLADHPKCRCESHVVVEVSVK